One genomic segment of Thermoanaerobacterium sp. PSU-2 includes these proteins:
- a CDS encoding glycoside hydrolase family 2 TIM barrel-domain containing protein, which translates to MEREIRNFNIGWLYVSEDITNGDKISCDESNFTKVSLPHANKILPHHYFSEDDYRFVSWYRKHFRIDEKYKGKKIYIHFEGVMTIAKVYINNIFVGEHKGGYTPFEFDITDYVKFGDFDNLIAIQVDSIEHPEIPPEGFIVDYMLFGGIYRNVYIKIVNEFHIEDVYFVVDKLDKHSAEVSILTTLDGTKISGSKVLTEIIDKDGNICASSMNDVSDIGKEVTQKIKIDNPHTWHPDHPYLYNVVVKLIVDNTILDDYTFKTGLRTVYFGDDGKFYINGKPLKLRGLNRHQTFPYVGGAMPDRLQRKDADILKYELGLNYVRTSHYPQAVSFLERCDEIGLLVFEEIPGWQHIGDENWKQITKENIREMILRDRNHPCIFMWGVRINESQDDHEFYEETNKIAHDLDRSRPTGGVRYLRNSEKLEDVFTYNDFIYNLEGRVQLPNHEKYLISEYMGHMYPTKSYDNLQRLITHARLHATIQDKQYGVPNIAGASGWCAFDYNTTKPFGSGDNICYHGVCDIFRLPKFAAHFYRSQADPKLYGAFVFIASYLIPSFEEENGDKLLIFSNCDFIKLYINDKFLKLVQPNRIDFPSLPHPPFEVSLKEVGINYMDIRVNDAEITAVGIIDGVEVSKHTLKPYGKPYKLLLKVDDSEIYADGSDCTRVVVSIVDQNGSVLPYANIPVEFEINENGMLIGENPLVLEAGRGAVYVKSGEKSGKIVLKVKSQYISDEAEIEVNTKDIDYMYI; encoded by the coding sequence ATGGAAAGAGAAATAAGAAATTTCAATATTGGTTGGTTGTATGTTTCGGAAGATATAACAAATGGTGATAAAATTTCATGTGATGAGAGCAACTTTACTAAGGTTAGTTTGCCACATGCCAATAAAATTTTGCCACATCATTATTTTAGTGAAGATGATTATAGATTTGTTTCATGGTATAGAAAGCATTTTCGTATAGATGAAAAGTACAAAGGGAAAAAGATATATATACATTTTGAAGGAGTTATGACAATTGCAAAAGTTTATATCAATAATATTTTTGTTGGTGAGCATAAAGGTGGGTATACTCCTTTTGAATTTGATATTACTGATTATGTAAAATTTGGTGATTTTGATAATTTGATTGCAATTCAAGTTGATTCAATAGAACATCCAGAGATACCACCAGAAGGATTTATTGTCGATTATATGCTTTTTGGAGGTATATATAGAAATGTTTATATTAAAATTGTCAATGAATTTCATATAGAAGATGTATATTTTGTAGTTGATAAGCTAGATAAACATTCGGCAGAAGTTTCAATTTTAACTACATTAGATGGAACCAAGATAAGTGGTTCTAAAGTATTAACAGAAATTATAGATAAAGATGGAAATATTTGCGCGTCTTCAATGAATGATGTTAGTGATATAGGTAAAGAAGTTACTCAAAAAATAAAAATAGATAATCCTCATACATGGCATCCAGATCATCCATATCTTTATAATGTGGTAGTTAAACTAATTGTTGATAATACTATATTGGATGATTATACATTTAAGACTGGATTAAGAACTGTTTATTTTGGAGATGATGGTAAGTTTTATATTAATGGTAAACCATTAAAATTAAGAGGATTAAATAGACACCAGACATTTCCATATGTTGGAGGTGCAATGCCAGATAGGCTACAAAGAAAAGATGCAGATATATTAAAATATGAGCTAGGACTAAATTACGTTAGAACATCACACTATCCACAAGCTGTTTCTTTTTTAGAAAGGTGTGATGAAATAGGATTATTGGTCTTTGAGGAAATACCTGGATGGCAGCACATTGGTGATGAAAATTGGAAACAAATAACAAAAGAAAACATTAGAGAAATGATATTAAGAGATAGAAACCATCCATGTATATTCATGTGGGGGGTAAGAATAAATGAGTCTCAAGATGATCATGAGTTTTATGAAGAAACAAACAAAATAGCGCATGATTTGGATAGAAGCAGGCCAACAGGAGGCGTTAGATATTTACGAAATAGTGAAAAGTTAGAAGATGTTTTTACTTATAATGATTTTATATATAATTTAGAAGGCAGGGTACAGTTACCAAATCATGAAAAATATTTGATCTCTGAATATATGGGCCATATGTATCCGACGAAATCATATGACAATTTGCAAAGACTTATTACGCATGCCAGGTTACACGCAACTATACAGGATAAACAATATGGAGTACCAAATATAGCAGGAGCATCCGGATGGTGTGCCTTTGATTATAACACAACAAAACCTTTTGGTTCTGGCGATAATATTTGCTATCATGGTGTATGTGATATTTTTAGGCTTCCAAAGTTTGCAGCACATTTTTATAGGAGTCAGGCTGACCCTAAGTTATATGGAGCGTTTGTTTTTATAGCTTCGTATTTAATACCATCTTTTGAAGAGGAAAATGGAGATAAATTACTGATTTTTAGTAATTGTGACTTTATAAAATTGTACATTAATGATAAGTTTTTAAAATTAGTACAACCAAATAGAATAGATTTTCCAAGCTTGCCACATCCTCCATTCGAAGTTTCTTTAAAAGAGGTTGGTATAAATTATATGGATATAAGAGTCAATGATGCTGAAATTACCGCAGTTGGAATTATAGATGGAGTTGAAGTTTCAAAGCATACACTGAAGCCTTATGGTAAGCCATATAAATTATTGTTAAAAGTTGATGATAGTGAGATTTATGCCGATGGTAGTGATTGTACGCGTGTAGTTGTATCTATTGTTGACCAAAATGGTTCTGTTCTACCGTATGCCAATATACCTGTAGAATTTGAAATAAATGAAAATGGAATGTTAATTGGTGAAAATCCTTTAGTGCTTGAAGCTGGTAGAGGAGCTGTATATGTTAAATCAGGCGAAAAATCTGGTAAAATTGTTTTAAAAGTAAAATCACAATATATTTCAGATGAGGCAGAAATTGAAGTGAATACAAAAGATATAGATTATATGTATATATAG
- a CDS encoding carbohydrate ABC transporter permease, producing MTKSKPNEANVLVKLFIYVVLIIGVIISIFPFYMMFVSATHTSGEILKVPPMLMIGSSLIKNYETLQADINFWKVFFNSIFIASVYTFLTVFLSSMAGYAFAKYNFKGKNLFFSLILLLMMIPYQVLLVPQFILMTKLGWVGSYQAIILPGLANIFGIFLMRQNMLSFPNALIDAARIDGLGEFGIFFKIVIPNVKASLGALAIYMFMNQWNSFMWPLINNMYTFPVALAQLNGTTRIDYGEIMFGASMSAIPIIIVFLIFQRQFISGILGGAIKE from the coding sequence ATGACGAAAAGCAAACCCAATGAGGCTAATGTTTTAGTTAAATTATTTATTTATGTAGTATTAATCATAGGAGTTATTATTTCTATTTTTCCATTTTATATGATGTTTGTGTCAGCTACGCATACGTCAGGTGAAATATTAAAAGTTCCTCCTATGTTGATGATTGGAAGTAGTTTAATAAAAAATTATGAAACGTTGCAAGCAGATATAAACTTCTGGAAAGTATTCTTTAATTCAATATTTATTGCAAGTGTATATACATTTCTAACAGTATTTTTATCTTCTATGGCTGGGTATGCATTTGCTAAATATAACTTTAAAGGTAAAAATTTATTTTTTTCGCTGATATTATTATTGATGATGATTCCGTATCAAGTTTTATTAGTACCACAATTTATACTGATGACTAAACTAGGTTGGGTTGGTTCTTATCAAGCAATTATTTTGCCTGGGCTAGCTAATATATTTGGAATATTCTTAATGCGTCAAAATATGCTTTCTTTTCCAAATGCATTAATTGATGCTGCTAGAATTGACGGACTAGGTGAATTTGGTATTTTCTTCAAAATAGTAATACCTAACGTAAAGGCATCTTTAGGTGCTCTTGCAATATATATGTTTATGAATCAATGGAATAGCTTCATGTGGCCATTAATAAATAATATGTATACATTTCCTGTTGCATTAGCACAATTAAATGGTACAACAAGAATTGATTATGGCGAAATCATGTTTGGAGCATCGATGTCTGCAATTCCGATAATTATTGTGTTCTTGATATTCCAGAGGCAGTTTATTTCTGGTATTTTGGGTGGTGCAATTAAAGAGTAA
- a CDS encoding sugar ABC transporter permease, translated as MIPIANKRKFKIDSNNAPYFFILPIIILFLIFMVYPIIYSLILSFQKFDNGKYIFVGLENYTMLFKDDVFIQGLENTFIYLIIQVPIMILLALILATLLNNKFIKFKQFFRISFFLPALIGLVAYSIVFKLFLNTDFGFINYLLRLFHLPIVDWLNGQYSSKASVIIAITWRWTGYNMVILLAALQGISEDIYEACDIDGANAIQKFLFVTVPLIKPVILFCTITSTIGTLQLFDEPYILTGGGPSNATITVAQYLYNMGFRYFNFGYAAAISYVIAIIIAILSYIQFKVVGSE; from the coding sequence ATGATTCCAATTGCTAATAAAAGAAAATTTAAAATTGATTCGAATAATGCACCTTATTTTTTCATTTTGCCTATAATAATATTATTTTTGATTTTTATGGTATATCCAATAATATATTCACTAATTCTTAGTTTTCAAAAGTTTGATAATGGTAAATATATTTTTGTAGGCTTAGAAAATTATACAATGCTTTTTAAAGATGATGTTTTTATTCAAGGATTAGAAAACACATTTATTTATTTAATTATACAAGTACCTATTATGATATTATTGGCGTTGATTCTGGCTACATTATTAAATAATAAATTTATAAAGTTTAAACAATTTTTCAGAATTTCATTTTTTCTTCCTGCGTTGATAGGCTTAGTAGCATATTCTATAGTTTTTAAATTATTTTTAAATACGGATTTTGGTTTTATCAATTATTTATTAAGATTATTCCATTTGCCAATAGTTGATTGGTTGAATGGCCAATATTCATCAAAAGCATCAGTAATTATTGCTATTACTTGGAGATGGACAGGATACAATATGGTTATTTTATTAGCAGCATTACAAGGTATTTCGGAGGATATATACGAAGCATGTGACATAGATGGTGCTAATGCTATTCAAAAATTTTTGTTTGTTACAGTTCCTCTCATTAAGCCTGTAATTCTATTTTGTACAATAACATCTACGATAGGTACGTTACAGTTATTTGATGAACCTTATATATTAACAGGTGGTGGACCTAGTAATGCTACAATAACAGTTGCACAATATTTATATAACATGGGTTTTAGATATTTTAATTTTGGTTATGCCGCTGCAATAAGTTATGTGATAGCTATAATTATAGCGATATTATCTTACATTCAATTTAAAGTTGTTGGGAGTGAGTAG
- a CDS encoding sugar ABC transporter substrate-binding protein: MKKFLLVVMSTIFILSMFLSGCSTAGNSSNNKSSSNTTSSGSGNNLNGTITVWSWNVAAKTLQEAANKFEKLYPNVKINIKDMGQSDVYDKLTVGLAAGSGLPDVVTVQDDHIAGFAKKFPNGFYDFTSDLTPIKDKFVSSKMAVDTVDGKIVAIPWDVGPAAVFYRTDIFKNAGVDPNSIKTWDDYIEAGKKITQSTNGKVKMLNIDEKSDDGVYKVMLNEQNSWYFDKDGKPILNSPESINAMTEIKKMVDAGIVYNNSGWDAGVTAIKNGYVATTVAGVWMIGTLEDQAPELSGKWAVMPLPAFKEGDNTAAVYGGSSLMVPNASQNKKVAVEFAKFAMTDKDIAKIGFTKYGLFPSLVELYNDPVFEEGVEYTGGQKIWALFADIAKKIPGSTNFTENFAETETSVVDAQGSILLLHKDVKQTLDNLQKDIENKIGK, translated from the coding sequence ATGAAAAAATTTTTGTTAGTTGTAATGTCGACAATTTTTATTCTTTCTATGTTTTTGAGTGGTTGTAGTACGGCTGGTAATTCTTCTAACAATAAATCATCTTCAAATACGACGTCATCTGGAAGTGGTAACAATTTAAATGGTACAATAACAGTATGGAGCTGGAATGTTGCAGCTAAAACATTACAAGAAGCAGCAAATAAGTTTGAAAAATTGTATCCGAATGTAAAAATTAATATTAAGGATATGGGCCAATCTGACGTTTATGACAAACTGACTGTTGGATTAGCGGCAGGTTCTGGGTTACCAGATGTTGTTACTGTTCAGGATGATCATATTGCTGGATTTGCAAAAAAATTTCCAAACGGTTTTTATGATTTTACATCTGATTTAACGCCTATAAAAGATAAGTTTGTCTCATCAAAAATGGCTGTTGACACAGTAGATGGTAAAATTGTTGCTATACCATGGGATGTAGGTCCTGCAGCAGTTTTTTACAGAACAGATATTTTTAAAAATGCTGGAGTTGATCCTAATAGTATAAAGACATGGGATGATTATATAGAAGCAGGTAAAAAGATAACCCAAAGCACTAATGGTAAAGTAAAAATGTTAAATATTGATGAAAAATCTGATGATGGCGTGTATAAGGTTATGCTTAACGAGCAAAATTCATGGTATTTTGACAAAGATGGCAAACCTATATTAAATTCGCCAGAATCAATCAATGCAATGACAGAAATTAAGAAAATGGTAGATGCAGGAATAGTATATAACAATAGTGGATGGGATGCTGGAGTAACAGCAATTAAAAATGGATATGTAGCAACAACTGTGGCTGGGGTTTGGATGATTGGAACTCTAGAGGATCAAGCGCCTGAATTAAGTGGAAAATGGGCTGTTATGCCATTACCAGCTTTTAAAGAAGGAGATAATACTGCTGCAGTATATGGTGGTTCATCATTGATGGTTCCAAATGCTTCTCAAAACAAGAAAGTTGCTGTTGAATTTGCGAAATTTGCTATGACTGATAAAGACATTGCTAAAATTGGATTTACTAAATATGGTTTATTCCCGTCACTTGTGGAGCTATACAATGATCCTGTATTTGAAGAAGGTGTTGAATATACGGGAGGACAGAAAATTTGGGCATTATTTGCTGATATAGCAAAGAAAATACCTGGTAGCACAAACTTTACAGAAAATTTTGCAGAAACAGAAACAAGTGTAGTTGATGCACAAGGATCTATCTTACTCCTGCATAAAGATGTTAAACAAACTTTAGACAATTTACAAAAAGACATTGAAAATAAAATAGGTAAATGA
- a CDS encoding DUF2281 domain-containing protein: protein MDNTLKKKVLDIIEELPEDKIAEVIDFIEFLKLKDEAEDDEILNDKELMESIERGLKDIENGNVYDFEEYEDI from the coding sequence ATGGATAATACTTTGAAGAAGAAGGTATTGGACATTATTGAAGAGTTGCCTGAAGATAAGATCGCAGAAGTGATTGATTTTATAGAATTTTTAAAATTAAAGGATGAAGCAGAAGACGATGAAATACTTAATGATAAAGAATTGATGGAATCTATAGAAAGAGGATTAAAAGATATAGAAAACGGCAATGTGTATGACTTTGAGGAATATGAAGATATATAG
- a CDS encoding mannitol dehydrogenase family protein, whose protein sequence is MKLRRAELKDRKKWEDAGIKLPKFDVEKMIDVTAKRPTWIHFGAGNIFRGFIAMLMQTLLNKDLIDTGIIAVESYDFEVSEKIYKPYDNLGLRVIMNADGTLEKEVVGSIADIVMADPSNEAQWVKLNDIFKNQSLQIVSMTITEKGYNLKDFSGNFIKEVTEDIEAGPERPKNVVSKLTSLVYSRYKAGGHPLALVSLDNFSGNGERLKSAVMTIAEEWSKKGYVEDGFIKYLNDPSKVSFPLSMIDKIVPRPHEIVKKSLEDSGLEDMDIITTSKNTVIAPFVNAERAQYLVIEDKFPNGRMKLEEAGVILTDKETVEKVERMKVTTCLNPLHTALAIYGCLLNYKTIADEMKDSCLKKLVEKVGYVEGMPVVINPKVLDPEEFIKEVIEVRLPNPYMPDTPQRIATDTSQKMGIRFGETIKSYMQRSDLDVKSLKYIPLVIAGWCRYLMGIDDNGNEMALSPDPLLNDLKSHVSNIKLGDGESVKDNLRPILSNKQIFGLDLYEAGLGEMIEGYFKELISDTGAVRNTLKKYLEC, encoded by the coding sequence ATGAAATTAAGAAGGGCTGAGCTAAAAGATAGAAAAAAATGGGAAGATGCAGGCATAAAGCTTCCAAAGTTTGACGTAGAAAAGATGATCGATGTTACAGCGAAAAGGCCTACATGGATTCACTTTGGTGCAGGCAACATATTCAGAGGGTTTATAGCAATGCTTATGCAAACCCTCTTGAACAAAGATCTTATAGACACAGGAATAATTGCAGTTGAATCTTACGATTTTGAAGTCTCTGAGAAAATATATAAGCCTTACGACAATTTGGGATTGAGAGTCATCATGAATGCCGATGGCACACTGGAAAAAGAAGTCGTAGGAAGCATTGCCGATATTGTAATGGCAGATCCATCAAACGAAGCTCAATGGGTTAAATTAAACGACATCTTCAAAAATCAATCATTGCAGATAGTAAGCATGACAATAACAGAGAAAGGCTATAATCTTAAAGATTTCTCAGGCAATTTTATAAAAGAAGTCACAGAAGACATTGAGGCAGGTCCTGAAAGGCCGAAAAACGTAGTGTCAAAGCTTACATCTCTGGTTTATTCAAGGTACAAAGCAGGTGGGCATCCATTGGCACTTGTAAGCCTTGATAACTTTTCTGGAAATGGCGAAAGACTTAAAAGTGCAGTGATGACTATAGCAGAGGAATGGTCGAAGAAAGGTTATGTGGAAGATGGATTTATTAAATACTTAAACGATCCATCGAAGGTTTCTTTCCCGCTTAGTATGATTGATAAAATCGTTCCAAGGCCACATGAGATAGTCAAGAAATCTCTTGAAGACAGTGGCTTAGAGGATATGGACATAATAACAACTTCGAAAAATACCGTAATTGCGCCTTTTGTTAATGCGGAAAGAGCTCAATACCTTGTCATAGAAGACAAATTTCCAAATGGGCGAATGAAATTAGAAGAAGCTGGGGTCATCTTAACTGATAAAGAAACCGTAGAAAAAGTCGAAAGGATGAAAGTCACCACATGCCTAAATCCGCTTCACACAGCATTGGCTATATACGGATGCCTTTTGAATTACAAGACGATTGCTGATGAGATGAAAGATAGTTGTCTTAAAAAGCTTGTTGAAAAAGTGGGATATGTAGAAGGCATGCCTGTTGTCATAAATCCTAAAGTGCTTGACCCAGAAGAATTCATAAAAGAAGTAATCGAAGTAAGGCTGCCAAATCCGTACATGCCTGATACACCTCAGAGAATTGCCACAGACACATCGCAAAAGATGGGCATAAGGTTTGGAGAGACGATAAAATCATACATGCAAAGAAGCGATCTTGATGTAAAAAGCTTAAAGTATATACCGTTAGTCATAGCAGGATGGTGCAGGTATTTGATGGGTATTGATGATAACGGCAATGAAATGGCACTAAGCCCAGATCCGCTTTTAAATGATTTGAAATCCCATGTGTCAAATATAAAGCTTGGGGACGGAGAATCAGTTAAGGACAACCTAAGACCGATTTTATCAAACAAGCAAATATTTGGACTCGATTTATACGAAGCAGGATTAGGCGAAATGATAGAAGGCTATTTTAAAGAGCTTATATCTGATACCGGCGCAGTGAGAAATACCCTTAAAAAATACCTTGAATGCTAA
- the gndA gene encoding NADP-dependent phosphogluconate dehydrogenase, whose protein sequence is MNNIGLIGLAVMGQNLALNIARKGYSLSGYNRSHETTEKFVKEKVKDEKIYPYYDIKSFVESLEKPRKIILMVKAGKPVDDVIHELLPYLDEGDLIIDGGNSYFKDTDRRIKELKDKGIHYLGMGVSGGEFGALNGPSLMPGGTKEAYEMVKELLLKIAAKTDSGECCTYVGNDSAGHFVKMVHNGIEYAIMQSISEVYDVMRKVLKLTSEEIGDIFEKWNNGELNSFLMEISYKIMKHKDDKTGKPLVELILDEAEQKGTGKWTAETSLDLGIPTPSLNLAVVGRTLSFFKDDRVKLSKMVNRNYPENALNKDEVVEDLKNALLFSVFSSFSQGMWLISEASKVYGYGIDLKEVLRIWKGGCIIRARLLDFLMEIISEDNDNLLLDAKSVKFLEEKIDAVKKVTKLAKDNYIPMLTVNASLDYFYSMSEENLPANLIQGQRDFFGAHTYKRIDMDGIFHTEWQQD, encoded by the coding sequence ATGAACAATATAGGATTGATAGGCCTTGCAGTAATGGGACAGAATTTAGCTTTAAACATAGCCAGAAAAGGTTACAGCCTGTCTGGTTACAACAGATCACATGAGACGACTGAAAAATTCGTTAAAGAGAAAGTAAAGGATGAGAAAATCTATCCGTACTACGACATAAAGTCATTCGTTGAGTCTTTGGAAAAGCCCAGGAAGATAATACTCATGGTGAAGGCGGGAAAGCCAGTAGATGACGTGATTCATGAGCTTTTGCCATACCTTGATGAAGGAGACCTCATAATAGACGGCGGTAATTCGTACTTTAAAGATACTGACAGAAGGATAAAAGAGCTAAAGGACAAAGGAATACATTACTTAGGCATGGGTGTATCTGGCGGAGAATTTGGCGCATTAAATGGACCGTCACTTATGCCTGGCGGAACAAAAGAAGCTTATGAAATGGTAAAGGAGTTGCTTCTTAAGATAGCAGCAAAGACTGATTCTGGAGAATGCTGCACATATGTTGGCAATGATTCTGCAGGGCACTTTGTAAAGATGGTGCACAATGGAATAGAATACGCTATAATGCAGTCAATATCAGAAGTGTACGACGTAATGAGAAAAGTCTTAAAGCTTACCAGTGAAGAAATCGGAGATATTTTCGAGAAGTGGAATAACGGAGAGCTTAATTCATTCTTGATGGAAATATCTTATAAGATAATGAAGCACAAAGACGACAAGACAGGTAAGCCTTTGGTAGAGCTCATACTTGATGAAGCAGAGCAAAAGGGAACAGGCAAGTGGACCGCAGAGACGTCTCTTGATTTAGGCATTCCTACGCCATCTTTAAATCTTGCTGTTGTCGGCAGAACTCTTTCCTTCTTTAAAGATGACAGGGTAAAGCTTTCGAAAATGGTCAATAGAAACTATCCTGAAAATGCCTTAAATAAAGACGAAGTCGTAGAAGATTTGAAAAATGCGCTGTTGTTCTCAGTATTTTCATCATTTTCGCAAGGCATGTGGCTTATATCAGAGGCGTCAAAAGTCTATGGTTACGGCATAGATTTAAAAGAAGTTTTGAGAATCTGGAAAGGTGGTTGCATCATAAGGGCAAGGCTTCTGGACTTTTTGATGGAGATAATCTCAGAAGACAATGATAACTTGCTTCTTGACGCGAAATCTGTGAAATTCTTAGAAGAAAAAATAGATGCAGTTAAGAAGGTGACAAAGCTTGCTAAGGACAATTATATCCCGATGCTTACAGTAAATGCTTCTCTTGACTATTTCTACAGCATGTCGGAGGAAAACCTTCCTGCTAATTTGATACAAGGGCAGAGGGATTTCTTTGGTGCACACACTTACAAGAGGATTGACATGGATGGAATATTCCACACCGAATGGCAGCAGGATTAA
- a CDS encoding gluconokinase has translation MDRGLALCIDIGTTNLKAGVVDKEGNVLSLYRCEIPLFKGDDGKAEHDPEVLFSTFVKAAKEASKGYENAISLVIPSTYMFGLVPVDENLEPLTGIMTLLDTRSKETYEELLNDIDVNEMYKRTGFAPTFHAPLFKIYWLKRKRRDIFERSKYFLSSKDYIISKLLNKPYTEPSISSATGMMNINTLKWDSYSLGALGIDEDRLPEIVPSDVILADLPDKSKELLGLNGDVKLLPGVYDGGAVGIGIGAFDDGVGAINIGTTGMFRVAYPEAVLDKEDLMRLQTYYLSSGKWFVGAAINNAGIILRWLRDNIFNMSYDELTKEALSADTSNLFFLPYITGERDKEIGNIASGVYFGLKNSHTKGHLIKAGLEGVAYSLRMLFEAVKDNNINIKEIRAGGGGTNSELWMEIFSSVLGLPIKVSNVEEPELLGSALLGFCALGVYKDVLEATYKMVKTKKVFMPQEEKVQQYEKGFQFFKLMTRDLKNLFEVHNKL, from the coding sequence ATGGATAGGGGATTAGCTCTTTGTATAGATATAGGCACCACAAATCTTAAAGCAGGTGTCGTAGACAAGGAAGGAAATGTGCTAAGCCTTTATAGGTGCGAGATACCACTTTTTAAAGGCGACGACGGGAAAGCGGAACACGATCCTGAAGTCTTGTTTTCTACTTTTGTAAAAGCGGCTAAAGAAGCGTCGAAAGGCTATGAGAATGCGATTTCGCTTGTCATACCGTCTACGTACATGTTTGGCCTTGTACCTGTCGATGAGAATTTAGAGCCATTGACAGGCATAATGACGCTTCTTGATACAAGGTCGAAAGAAACTTACGAAGAATTGCTAAACGATATTGACGTAAATGAGATGTACAAGAGGACTGGATTTGCTCCTACGTTCCATGCGCCGCTTTTTAAAATATATTGGCTTAAGAGAAAGAGAAGAGATATTTTTGAAAGATCAAAATACTTTTTAAGCTCAAAAGACTACATCATATCAAAGCTTTTAAATAAGCCGTATACAGAACCTAGCATATCATCTGCCACAGGAATGATGAATATAAATACCCTTAAATGGGATAGCTACTCACTTGGTGCCTTAGGCATAGACGAGGATAGGCTTCCTGAGATTGTGCCTTCAGATGTGATTTTAGCTGACCTTCCCGACAAATCGAAAGAGCTTTTAGGGTTGAATGGGGATGTAAAGCTGCTGCCTGGCGTGTACGATGGTGGCGCTGTAGGAATAGGCATTGGAGCATTTGACGATGGAGTTGGTGCAATAAACATAGGCACAACAGGAATGTTTAGAGTTGCGTATCCAGAAGCCGTTTTAGATAAAGAAGATTTAATGAGGCTTCAAACTTACTACCTTTCATCAGGAAAGTGGTTTGTAGGAGCGGCCATCAACAATGCAGGCATAATTTTAAGGTGGCTTAGAGACAATATCTTTAACATGAGTTATGATGAATTGACAAAGGAAGCATTAAGTGCTGATACGTCCAATCTGTTTTTCCTGCCTTATATCACAGGAGAGAGGGACAAAGAAATTGGCAACATAGCTTCTGGCGTCTATTTTGGATTGAAAAACAGTCACACAAAAGGGCATTTGATAAAAGCAGGTTTAGAAGGCGTTGCATATTCATTGAGAATGCTTTTTGAGGCAGTAAAAGACAATAATATAAATATAAAAGAGATAAGAGCTGGAGGTGGTGGTACAAACTCTGAGCTTTGGATGGAAATTTTCTCATCTGTATTGGGACTGCCTATAAAGGTGTCAAATGTGGAAGAACCTGAGCTTTTAGGCTCGGCTTTGTTGGGATTTTGTGCATTAGGAGTCTATAAAGATGTATTAGAGGCAACTTACAAGATGGTGAAGACTAAGAAAGTGTTTATGCCTCAAGAGGAAAAGGTACAGCAGTATGAAAAGGGATTTCAATTCTTTAAGCTTATGACAAGAGATCTTAAAAACTTATTTGAGGTTCACAACAAACTATAA